The following proteins are co-located in the Toxotes jaculatrix isolate fToxJac2 chromosome 9, fToxJac2.pri, whole genome shotgun sequence genome:
- the naalad2 gene encoding N-acetylated-alpha-linked acidic dipeptidase 2 translates to MRKEGRLIQWIWWIVVVLALFFLGFIIGWFAKPTPPHTASNSASSKYLREFLDEMQPHQIREHLRKFTRLPHLAGTEQNLKYAEQIKKEWQEFGLDSVDMVPYDVLLSYPNKSQPNYISIVDQLGNEVFNTSLAEPVPEGYEDVSDIVPPYSAFSAKGQPEGDLVYVNYGRTEDFFQLEREMGINVTGKIVIVRYGKVFRGNKVKNAILAGAKGIIMFSDPADYWANGVQPYPDGWNLPGGGAQRGNVLNLNGVGDPLTPGYPAKEYTYRSSLEDGVGLPKIPVHPIGFHDAIHLLKNMGGQIPPNNWKGGLNVSYRIGPGFTDDFKSQKVRMNIHTNNQVTRIYNVIGRIRGALEPDRYVILGGHRDAWVFGGIDPMSGAAVVHETVRSAGRLLSKGWRPRRTIIFASWDAEEFGLLGSTEWAEDNAKLLQERAVAYINADSAIEGMYTLRVDCTPSLHTLVYDLTKQIASPEEGEEGVSLYESWHKRDNWTNDRDAPRISKLGSGSDFEAYFIRLGIAAGRARYTKNKKTERYSSYPVYHSVYETFEIVEKFYDPSFRRLRAVAQVRGGLIFLLADSQLLPLNADQYAHSLRKYAQSIAQLAQKHPEEMEMYEVSFDSLFSAVENFTVAARDFHERLQTLNRADPLQVRIMNDQLMYLERAFTDPLGLPGRPFYRHVIFAPSSHNKYAGESFPGIYDALFDIENSADPEKAWEEVKRQISIAAFTVHAAAMTLTPPA, encoded by the exons ATGAGAAAGGAGGGCAGGTTAATTCAGTGGATCTGGTGGATTGTGGTTGTGCTGGCTTTGTTCTTCCTGGGCTTCATCATAG GCTGGTTTGCAAAACCCACACCTCCACATACTGCAAGCAACAGTGCTTCAAGCAAGTATCTGAGGGAGTTTCTGGATGAAATGCAGCCACACCAGATCAGAGAGCACCTCAG GAAATTTACACGACTCCCTCACCTGGCTGGTACTGAGCAGAACCTCAAATATGCAGAGCAGATCAAGAAAGAGTGGCAGGAGTTTGGCTTGGACTCAGTGGACATGGTGCCCTACGACGTCCTGTTGTCCTATCCCAACAAATCACAGCCAAATTACATCTCAATAGTTGATCAACTTGGCAATGAG GTTTTTAACACGTCCTTGGCGGAACCGGTTCCAGAGGGTTATGAAGATGTTTCAGACATTGTGCCTCCATACAGCGCCTTCTCTGCCAAGGGACAACCTGAg GGTGATTTGGTTTATGTCAACTATGGTCGCACAGAAGACTTCTTCCAGTTGGAGAGGGAAATGGGTATCAATGTAACCGGGAAGATTGTCATTGTCAGATACGGGAAAGTATTCAGAGGCAATAAG GTGAAGAACGCCATATTAGCCGGAGCAAAGGGGATCATCATGTTCTCAGACCCTGCAGACTACTGGGCTAATGGAGTCCAG CCTTACCCTGATGGCTGGAACCTGCCCGGTGGAGGAGCTCAGAGAGGAAATGTTCTCAACCTGAACGGGGTTGGAGACCCACTCACACCAGGGTACCCCGCTAAAG AATACACCTACAGATCCAGCCTTGAGGACGGAGTGGGACTTCCCAAGATTCCCGTGCATCCAATAGGCTTCCATGATGCCATTCACTTGCTAAA GAACATGGGAGGACAGATTCCACCCAACAACTGGAAAGGAGGTCTGAATGTCTCTTACAGGATTGGACCAGGCTTCACTGATGACTTCAAGAGCCA GAAGGTGCGTATGAATATCCACACTAACAACCAGGTAACTAGGATCTACAACGTCATTGGCAGGATTAGAGGAGCTCTGGAGCCAG acaggTATGTGATCCTGGGGGGGCACCGGGATGCCTGGGTCTTTGGAGGAATTGATCCCATGTCTGGGGCTGCAGTGGTCCATGAAACTGTCAGGAGTGCTGGCAGGCTGCTCAGTAAAG gCTGGAGGCCGAGGAGGACTATAATATTTGCCAGCTGGGATGCAGAGGAGTTTGGACTGCTGGGATCTACAGAATGGGCAGAG GACAACGCCAAGCTGCTGCAGGAAAGAGCTGTGGCCTACATCAATGCAGACTCTGCCATAGAgg GCATGTATACACTGCGGGTTGACTGCACCCCGTCTCTGCACACTTTGGTGTATGACCTCACCAAGCAG ATAGCCAGTccagaagaaggagaggagggagtttCTCTGTATGAGAGCTGGCATAAGAGGGACAACTGGACGAATGACCGTGATGCACCCAG GATCAGTAAACTGGGCTCAGGCAGTGATTTTGAGGCCTATTTCATCCGTCTGGGAATCGCTGCAGGCAGAGCCAGATACACCAAGAACAAG AAAACAGAGCGTTACAGCAGTTATCCAGTCTATCACAGCGTGTACGAAACCTTCGAGATCGTGGAGAAGTTTTACGACCCTTCCTTCAGGCGGCTTCGGGCAGTAGCTCAGGTGAGAGGTGGGCTCATATTCCTGCTGGCAGATTCCCAGCTGCTCCCTCTCAATGCCGACCAGTACGCCCACTCACTGAGGAAGTACGCACAGAGCATCGCACAGCTGGCGCAGAAGCACCCAGAGGAGATGGAGATGTACGAGGTGTCATTTG ATTCCCTGTTTTCTGCAGTGGAGAACTTCACTGTTGCAGCCAGGGATTTCCATGAGCGCCTGCAGACTCTCAACAGAGCAGA TCCTCTGCAGGTACGTATCATGAACGATCAGCTCATGTATCTGGAGAGAGCCTTTACAGACCCCCTGGGCTTACCCGGTAGACCCTTCTACAG ACATGTGATTTTTGCTCCCAGCAGCCATAATAAATACGCAGGGGAGTCTTTCCCTGGGATCTATGATGCATTGTTTGACATTGAGAACTCAGCTGACCCAGAGAAGGCCTGGGAGGAAGTCAAGCGTCAAATCAGCATTGCAGCATTCACCGTTCACGCTGCCGCTATGACCCTGACACCACCTGCATGA